A genomic region of Rhizobium sp. ARZ01 contains the following coding sequences:
- a CDS encoding ABC transporter permease, with protein sequence MMREGSPFKGTATVALKEAADHMTSARMHLIMLLVLLTAIGAVYGAIGRITETTAEDPFLFLKLLTVAREPLPSFAAFLGFLLPLVAIALGFDAVNGEYARRTMSRLLAQPIYRDAVLFGKLLGGLLVITIALLTLWLLMTGLGILLLGLPPSAADIVRGIAYLATTLAYAGVWLALAIAFSTIIRSPATSALAALSVWLVLTVFWNMIAPLIASAVAPIDPLDPMTVVTQYQTQQAVARLSPQTLYGEVTAMLLNPAARSVGPLFFDQVDGAIAGAPLPTMQSLLVVWPQLSGLVAAMILLFTLAYVAFQRQEVRA encoded by the coding sequence ATGATGCGTGAAGGCTCGCCATTCAAAGGCACCGCAACGGTGGCGCTCAAGGAAGCTGCGGATCACATGACCAGCGCACGCATGCATCTCATCATGCTGCTCGTCCTGCTCACCGCGATTGGCGCCGTTTACGGAGCCATCGGCCGCATTACCGAAACGACCGCCGAGGACCCCTTCTTGTTCCTGAAACTCCTCACGGTCGCGCGCGAACCGCTGCCCTCCTTCGCAGCTTTCCTCGGGTTTCTCCTGCCGCTGGTGGCGATCGCGCTCGGATTCGACGCGGTCAATGGCGAATACGCGCGCCGCACGATGAGCCGGTTGCTGGCGCAGCCAATCTACCGAGATGCTGTGCTTTTCGGCAAGCTCCTAGGGGGCCTTCTCGTGATCACGATCGCGCTGCTGACGCTCTGGCTGCTGATGACCGGGCTTGGCATTCTGCTGCTTGGCCTGCCGCCATCCGCCGCGGACATCGTGCGCGGTATTGCTTACCTTGCGACCACGCTCGCCTATGCCGGTGTCTGGCTGGCGCTGGCGATCGCATTCTCGACCATAATCCGCTCGCCGGCGACCTCAGCGCTCGCGGCGCTGTCGGTCTGGCTGGTTCTGACCGTCTTCTGGAACATGATCGCACCGTTGATAGCAAGCGCCGTCGCGCCGATCGATCCTCTCGATCCGATGACCGTCGTGACGCAGTACCAAACGCAGCAGGCGGTCGCGCGGCTGTCCCCGCAGACACTTTATGGAGAGGTAACGGCGATGCTGCTCAATCCGGCGGCCCGGTCGGTCGGCCCGCTGTTCTTCGATCAGGTCGACGGTGCCATCGCCGGAGCGCCGCTGCCGACGATGCAAAGCCTGCTGGTCGTTTGGCCGCAGCTTTCAGGGCTGGTCGCAGCCATGATCCTGCTCTTCACCCTGGCCTATGTCGCCTTCCAGCGTCAGGAGGTCCGGGCATGA
- the groL gene encoding chaperonin GroEL (60 kDa chaperone family; promotes refolding of misfolded polypeptides especially under stressful conditions; forms two stacked rings of heptamers to form a barrel-shaped 14mer; ends can be capped by GroES; misfolded proteins enter the barrel where they are refolded when GroES binds), translating to MAAKEVKFHSDAREKMLRGVDILANAVKVTLGPKGRNVVIDKSYGAPRITKDGVTVAKEIELEDKFENMGAQMVREVASKTSDIAGDGTTTATVLAQAIVKEGAKAVASGMNPMDLKRGIDKAVEAVVEELRRNARKVTRNDEIAQVGTISANGDTEIGRFLAEAMEKVGNEGVITVEEAKTAVTELEVVEGMQFDRGYLSPYFVTNPEKMRVEFEEPYILIHEKKLSNLQTLLPVLEAVVQSGKPLLIIAEDVEGEALATLVVNKLRGGLKVAAVKAPGFGDRRKAMLEDIAILTGGTAISEDLGIKLENVTLNMLGRAKKVVVEKDNTTIVDGAGSKTEIEGRVAQIKAQIEETTSDYDREKLQERLAKLAGGVAVIRVGGSTEVEVKERKDRVDDAMHATRAAVEEGVLPGGGVALLRAVKALDNAQTENADQRHGIDLVRRAIEAPVRQIAENAGAEGSIIVGKLREKTEFGYGWNAQTNEYGDLYDQGVIDPVKVVRTALQDAASVAGLLITTEAMVAEKPKKDVPLPPMPGGGMDF from the coding sequence ATGGCTGCCAAGGAAGTGAAATTCCATTCCGACGCCCGCGAAAAGATGCTGCGCGGCGTCGACATCCTCGCCAATGCTGTCAAGGTTACGCTCGGTCCAAAGGGCCGTAACGTCGTCATCGACAAGTCATACGGCGCGCCCCGCATCACCAAGGACGGCGTCACCGTCGCCAAGGAGATCGAGCTCGAGGACAAGTTCGAGAATATGGGCGCACAGATGGTGCGGGAGGTTGCCTCGAAGACCAGTGACATCGCTGGTGACGGTACCACCACCGCGACTGTTCTCGCTCAGGCGATCGTCAAGGAAGGTGCGAAGGCTGTGGCGTCGGGCATGAACCCGATGGACCTCAAGCGCGGTATCGACAAAGCAGTCGAAGCTGTGGTCGAGGAACTGCGGCGGAACGCCCGTAAAGTCACCAGGAACGACGAGATCGCCCAGGTTGGCACCATCTCGGCCAATGGCGACACCGAGATTGGCCGCTTCCTCGCAGAAGCGATGGAAAAGGTAGGCAACGAAGGAGTGATCACCGTCGAGGAAGCCAAGACCGCGGTGACGGAGCTGGAAGTCGTCGAAGGCATGCAGTTCGATCGCGGTTATCTTTCGCCGTATTTCGTCACCAACCCCGAGAAGATGCGGGTTGAGTTCGAGGAACCCTACATCCTGATCCACGAAAAGAAGCTCTCGAACCTGCAGACATTGCTGCCGGTTCTCGAAGCGGTCGTTCAATCCGGCAAGCCGCTGCTGATTATCGCCGAGGATGTCGAAGGCGAGGCGCTGGCGACGCTTGTTGTCAACAAGCTGCGCGGCGGCCTGAAGGTCGCTGCCGTCAAAGCGCCGGGCTTCGGCGACCGCCGCAAAGCGATGTTGGAGGACATAGCGATCCTCACTGGCGGAACCGCGATCTCTGAAGATCTGGGCATCAAGCTCGAGAACGTGACCCTCAATATGCTTGGCCGCGCCAAGAAGGTCGTCGTCGAAAAAGACAACACGACGATCGTCGACGGCGCTGGCTCAAAGACAGAGATTGAGGGCCGCGTCGCGCAGATCAAGGCGCAGATCGAGGAAACCACGTCGGACTACGATCGCGAGAAGTTGCAGGAGCGGCTGGCCAAGCTTGCCGGCGGCGTTGCCGTCATCCGCGTCGGCGGCTCAACCGAGGTTGAGGTGAAGGAACGCAAGGACCGCGTCGACGACGCCATGCACGCCACGCGGGCGGCCGTCGAGGAGGGCGTGTTGCCCGGCGGAGGCGTCGCTTTGCTGAGAGCCGTCAAAGCACTGGACAACGCTCAGACCGAGAATGCCGACCAGAGGCACGGCATCGACCTGGTTCGCCGCGCGATCGAGGCGCCGGTGCGCCAGATCGCCGAGAACGCGGGTGCCGAAGGCTCGATCATTGTCGGCAAGCTGCGCGAGAAGACCGAATTTGGCTATGGCTGGAACGCGCAAACGAACGAGTACGGTGATCTTTACGATCAGGGCGTGATCGACCCGGTCAAGGTCGTTCGCACCGCGCTGCAGGACGCGGCCTCGGTCGCCGGCCTGCTGATCACCACCGAGGCAATGGTCGCCGAGAAGCCGAAGAAGGATGTACCGCTCCCGCCGATGCCGGGAGGTGGCATGGACTTCTGA
- a CDS encoding HEPN domain-containing protein, with translation MDAIHTEGFDAALTLTDHLEHLPDKKRRELARIVEILFAEVEQFQATKLSGKRSGGKILKVILYGSYARGDWVEDRLSGYRSDYDLLLVVSTKSFADERDLWEGIEEQLLKEQIAHRIETPAVPIVHTLQDVNDQLSRGRPFFVDIARDGLVLYEEPGHTLAQSKPLTVDEKFEEAKLYLEQWLQLSHDALRVAEFSIANNIWRDGTFMLHQATERAYHCALLTLTLYSPKSHRIKVLRSQAERIDNRLIAAWPRDSRFSRRCFELLSRAYVEARYSSKYAISNEELTWLVERVKILQSLVETICRERLSL, from the coding sequence ATGGATGCGATTCACACCGAAGGCTTCGACGCTGCTTTGACCTTGACCGATCATCTTGAGCATCTACCGGACAAAAAGCGCCGCGAGCTCGCCCGCATTGTCGAAATCCTGTTTGCCGAGGTCGAGCAGTTCCAGGCGACCAAGCTGTCCGGCAAGCGAAGCGGCGGCAAGATCCTGAAGGTGATCCTCTATGGGTCCTACGCCCGTGGCGATTGGGTCGAGGACCGCTTGAGCGGCTATCGTTCAGACTATGACCTTTTGCTTGTGGTCAGCACCAAGTCTTTTGCCGATGAACGCGACCTGTGGGAAGGCATCGAAGAGCAGCTGCTGAAGGAGCAGATCGCCCACCGCATCGAGACACCGGCCGTCCCGATCGTGCACACATTGCAGGACGTCAACGACCAGCTTTCCCGCGGACGTCCCTTCTTCGTCGACATCGCTAGAGACGGGCTCGTCCTCTATGAGGAGCCCGGCCATACGCTAGCGCAATCGAAGCCGCTAACGGTAGACGAAAAGTTTGAAGAAGCTAAGCTATACCTCGAGCAGTGGCTCCAGTTATCTCATGATGCATTGAGGGTAGCGGAATTTAGCATCGCGAATAACATTTGGCGCGATGGAACTTTCATGCTTCATCAAGCGACGGAGCGTGCCTACCATTGCGCCCTGCTCACACTGACGCTCTACAGCCCCAAGTCTCATCGCATCAAGGTCCTTCGGTCCCAGGCTGAACGGATCGACAATCGGCTGATTGCCGCCTGGCCGCGCGATAGCAGGTTTTCACGTCGCTGTTTTGAGCTGCTTTCAAGAGCCTATGTGGAAGCGCGTTACTCGTCAAAATATGCGATCAGCAACGAGGAACTCACCTGGCTTGTTGAAAGGGTGAAGATTTTGCAGAGCCTGGTGGAAACGATCTGCCGGGAACGGCTTTCCCTGTAG
- a CDS encoding ABC transporter ATP-binding protein: MSTIVIEAKGLVKRYGRVTAVAGIDLSVSAGEVVGLLGPNGAGKTTTILMLLGLTEPTEGKVRILGKDPLRQPLDVKREVGYLPDAIGFYDSMSARENLTYTARLAGLSSDLAKERIAAALDKVRLTDVADRLVGNYSRGMRQRLGLAELLMRNCSVGILDEPTSGLDPQATEELLDLIQSLSRDGMTILLSSHMLNVVQSVCHRIALFSDGKIGFFGTVEELADKTGGGAFVIDVEADGIDLSKLGETSTGVKSIVPGRAGHWLIEAERDVRPELARLVIEAGGSLKNLDLHRAGLDQAYSRYFKEARHDA; the protein is encoded by the coding sequence ATGAGCACGATCGTCATCGAAGCCAAGGGGCTCGTCAAGCGGTATGGCCGGGTCACCGCGGTCGCCGGAATCGACCTGTCCGTATCGGCCGGTGAAGTTGTGGGCCTGCTCGGACCGAACGGTGCGGGCAAGACGACAACGATCCTGATGCTGTTGGGCTTGACCGAGCCGACGGAAGGAAAAGTGCGTATCCTCGGCAAGGATCCACTGCGCCAACCGCTCGACGTTAAGCGAGAGGTCGGGTATCTGCCAGATGCTATCGGCTTCTACGACAGCATGTCAGCGCGCGAGAACCTGACCTATACGGCTCGCCTCGCCGGCCTATCATCAGACCTAGCCAAGGAGCGTATCGCAGCGGCGCTGGACAAGGTGCGGCTGACTGACGTAGCCGACCGGCTGGTCGGAAACTATTCCCGCGGCATGCGCCAGCGGCTCGGCCTCGCGGAGCTGCTGATGCGCAACTGCAGCGTCGGCATTCTCGACGAACCTACCTCCGGCCTGGATCCGCAAGCGACTGAGGAATTGCTTGATCTGATCCAGTCGCTGAGCCGCGACGGCATGACCATTCTGCTGTCGTCGCACATGCTCAACGTCGTGCAATCCGTCTGTCACCGCATAGCCTTGTTCAGCGACGGCAAAATCGGCTTCTTCGGAACCGTCGAGGAACTGGCGGATAAAACTGGCGGCGGCGCCTTTGTCATCGATGTCGAAGCGGACGGCATTGATCTTTCGAAGCTAGGCGAAACGAGCACCGGCGTGAAGTCAATCGTGCCGGGCCGCGCAGGACATTGGCTGATCGAAGCCGAGCGCGATGTCCGACCGGAACTCGCTCGCCTCGTCATCGAGGCCGGCGGCTCGCTCAAGAATTTGGATCTGCACCGTGCCGGCCTCGACCAAGCCTACAGCCGTTACTTCAAGGAGGCCCGCCATGATGCGTGA
- the gatC gene encoding Asp-tRNA(Asn)/Glu-tRNA(Gln) amidotransferase subunit GatC translates to MSIDIATIRRIARLARLALSEDEAEKMCGELSKILTFIEQLLEVDVEGIPPMTSVVPTTMKMRQDVVTESNHAEEIVANAPLSERNFFLVPKILE, encoded by the coding sequence ATGTCGATAGATATCGCGACCATTAGACGTATTGCCCGCCTTGCCCGTCTTGCACTCAGCGAAGACGAGGCTGAAAAAATGTGTGGCGAGCTGAGCAAAATTCTGACCTTCATCGAGCAACTTTTGGAGGTTGATGTCGAAGGCATCCCTCCGATGACCTCGGTTGTGCCAACAACCATGAAAATGCGCCAGGACGTCGTGACCGAAAGCAATCATGCCGAAGAGATCGTGGCGAATGCTCCTCTCAGTGAGCGCAACTTCTTCCTGGTCCCCAAGATTCTCGAGTAA
- a CDS encoding NEW3 domain-containing protein gives MRKSARWITALAVAATFACAEAVAQQPQQAPELTGFWLTTPHPELAIRPGKTESIQLTLRNANLPPQRASLQVSGVPDGWQWSLKGGNREVSAVIVAPNATEEVNLELTPPEGVGGESVPIDVKARYGNATADLPLVVKLSNADEGAGLELKSELPALRGTTSSTFSFRMEVTNDGAEESLFNLVANAPEGFQTRFKRGYGSEEITGLPIEAGSSENVTLEVTPPRSAPAGRYPVVMEVSGGGTSTSTELSIEVTGQPEVTLTGPQERLSGEAVAGKESRFPFTLVNTGSAPASDIELAANPPSGWKVEFEPERVNMIAPDATSQVNVKITPSERAIAGDYMVTVRATGGPVSESAQFRVKVNASTVWGMAGLGVIAAAALVLGMAVMRYGRR, from the coding sequence ATGAGGAAATCTGCTCGATGGATTACAGCCCTGGCTGTAGCAGCGACGTTTGCGTGTGCTGAAGCGGTTGCCCAGCAGCCGCAGCAAGCGCCTGAATTGACCGGCTTCTGGCTAACAACGCCGCACCCGGAACTGGCGATCCGTCCAGGCAAGACTGAATCGATTCAGTTGACCCTACGCAACGCCAACCTGCCGCCGCAGCGAGCATCCCTGCAAGTGTCTGGGGTTCCTGACGGTTGGCAATGGTCGCTCAAGGGCGGCAACCGCGAGGTTTCGGCGGTCATCGTTGCGCCCAACGCGACGGAAGAGGTCAATCTAGAACTGACGCCGCCTGAGGGTGTTGGCGGCGAAAGCGTCCCGATCGACGTTAAGGCGCGTTACGGCAATGCGACCGCCGATCTCCCACTGGTAGTGAAATTGTCGAACGCAGACGAGGGCGCCGGCCTGGAGCTAAAGTCCGAGTTGCCGGCACTCAGGGGCACGACCAGCTCGACGTTTAGCTTCAGGATGGAAGTGACCAACGACGGCGCCGAGGAAAGTCTGTTCAACCTTGTGGCAAACGCTCCCGAGGGTTTCCAGACGCGCTTCAAACGCGGCTACGGTTCGGAAGAAATCACCGGCCTGCCGATCGAAGCGGGATCGAGCGAGAACGTAACCTTGGAGGTTACGCCTCCGAGGTCCGCGCCGGCCGGACGCTATCCGGTGGTGATGGAGGTTTCTGGCGGCGGAACGAGCACCTCGACTGAACTTAGCATCGAAGTGACCGGGCAGCCTGAGGTAACCCTGACTGGCCCGCAGGAACGGCTTTCGGGCGAGGCCGTGGCCGGCAAGGAATCACGTTTCCCCTTTACGCTTGTCAACACAGGCAGCGCGCCCGCAAGCGACATAGAGCTCGCGGCCAATCCACCTTCTGGCTGGAAAGTCGAGTTCGAGCCCGAACGCGTGAATATGATCGCGCCCGATGCCACGAGCCAGGTGAATGTCAAGATTACCCCCTCCGAACGCGCGATCGCGGGCGACTACATGGTTACCGTGCGCGCCACCGGCGGTCCTGTATCGGAGTCTGCGCAATTCCGCGTAAAGGTCAACGCTTCGACGGTTTGGGGCATGGCGGGTCTCGGCGTCATCGCAGCGGCGGCGCTCGTGCTTGGCATGGCGGTGATGAGGTACGGACGGCGATGA
- a CDS encoding AraC family transcriptional regulator: MITQLQELRQLASRAENRRTETGIPRVAMVQGEIPEHRLAAVYDPMVNIILTGSKTMTVGDRTFHYDPATYFVMSIDLPAIGSVYTSANQEPYLAISLTLEPAIVANLLVDLPKPAGGELYSTGFSVAPVTTDLLDAWVRMLRLMERPNEIAALAPAYEREILFRVLQGPLGWMLRDIATPDTALSRVGIAIQWIRQNFTKPLRVEALAEMAALSVSAFHRHFKAVTALSPLQYQKHVRLLHARSLLIAGEGNATSVAFYVGYESPNQFSREYARQFGLPPSKDAARLRR; encoded by the coding sequence ATGATCACACAGCTTCAAGAACTCAGGCAACTTGCCTCCAGGGCAGAGAACCGCCGTACCGAGACAGGCATTCCGCGCGTCGCGATGGTGCAGGGCGAGATCCCGGAGCACAGGCTTGCCGCCGTTTACGACCCGATGGTCAATATTATTCTAACCGGATCGAAGACCATGACCGTCGGCGACCGGACCTTCCATTATGATCCCGCGACCTATTTCGTGATGTCGATCGATCTGCCCGCCATTGGCTCAGTGTATACTTCAGCGAACCAAGAGCCTTATCTGGCGATCAGCCTGACACTGGAACCGGCAATCGTTGCGAACCTTTTGGTCGATCTGCCCAAACCTGCCGGAGGTGAACTTTACAGCACCGGCTTTTCCGTGGCACCGGTGACGACGGACCTACTGGATGCCTGGGTTCGCATGCTCCGGCTGATGGAGCGCCCGAACGAGATCGCTGCCCTTGCGCCGGCCTATGAGCGGGAAATCCTTTTTCGCGTCCTGCAGGGCCCGCTCGGCTGGATGCTACGGGATATTGCGACCCCTGATACCGCGCTTTCGCGGGTTGGCATTGCCATTCAATGGATACGCCAGAATTTCACCAAACCGCTTCGTGTCGAGGCGCTGGCGGAAATGGCGGCACTGAGCGTCTCAGCCTTTCATCGCCACTTCAAGGCGGTAACGGCGCTGAGCCCGCTCCAGTACCAGAAGCATGTTCGCCTTCTCCATGCGCGATCCTTGCTGATTGCCGGGGAGGGGAACGCAACGTCCGTTGCTTTCTATGTCGGCTATGAAAGTCCGAACCAGTTCAGCCGGGAATATGCCCGTCAGTTCGGACTGCCGCCGTCGAAAGATGCCGCAAGGCTGCGCAGATGA
- a CDS encoding DUF982 domain-containing protein codes for MKPDMFENPVRILVGLGFPTEVRSVMDAYRHLVEWPISLRDGPHSVALKACGAALRGEIEAETARGLFAAFAEKHDLLAPETDPVTATYPRWSRDPHVS; via the coding sequence ATGAAACCCGATATGTTCGAGAACCCTGTGCGTATTCTCGTCGGCCTTGGATTTCCGACGGAAGTGAGAAGCGTGATGGACGCTTACCGCCATCTGGTCGAGTGGCCGATATCGCTCAGGGATGGTCCGCATTCGGTTGCGCTCAAGGCGTGCGGCGCCGCCTTGCGCGGGGAGATCGAAGCTGAGACCGCGCGTGGGTTGTTTGCCGCCTTTGCGGAAAAACACGACCTGCTTGCGCCGGAAACTGACCCGGTAACGGCGACTTATCCGAGGTGGAGTCGGGATCCACACGTAAGCTGA
- a CDS encoding SPW repeat protein has translation MENGLMESKKAQDWLNLVLAVALFVSPWVLGFASETIPAWNARIVGILLAALAVAALSAFAEWEEWSSLVLGVWLIVSPWLLQFAANMNAMWTNVVLGALVAAVSAWALWDNRQNPHAHA, from the coding sequence ATGGAAAATGGACTGATGGAAAGCAAGAAAGCACAGGATTGGCTCAATCTGGTTCTCGCAGTCGCCCTGTTCGTTTCACCTTGGGTGCTCGGCTTCGCCAGCGAAACCATACCGGCGTGGAACGCACGGATTGTAGGAATCTTGCTCGCCGCTCTGGCGGTCGCCGCGCTGTCGGCGTTTGCTGAGTGGGAAGAGTGGTCGAGCCTGGTGCTCGGGGTCTGGCTGATCGTCTCGCCCTGGCTGCTTCAATTCGCGGCGAACATGAACGCGATGTGGACCAACGTGGTCCTCGGAGCGCTCGTCGCCGCCGTGTCGGCCTGGGCGCTTTGGGACAATCGGCAGAACCCGCATGCTCATGCATGA
- a CDS encoding Hsp20 family protein codes for MATSYDYTPLFRSSVGFDRLFNLLENAQRDRSTSDWPPYDIVKTGDDSYRISIAVAGFAEGDLDLTFQTNLLTVIGKKQDSPSEAYLHRGIAGRPFEHRFELADHVTVRGAGLSNGLLTIDLVRAIPEALKPRKVSIQSGSDLRRPDAAPQIEAQSAA; via the coding sequence ATGGCAACATCTTACGACTACACGCCTCTCTTCCGATCGAGCGTTGGCTTCGACCGGCTCTTTAATCTTCTGGAAAACGCCCAGCGCGACCGTTCGACCAGCGATTGGCCGCCCTATGACATTGTCAAGACGGGTGACGACAGCTACCGCATCTCGATTGCGGTTGCCGGCTTCGCCGAAGGCGACCTGGACCTAACGTTCCAGACCAATCTTCTCACCGTTATTGGCAAGAAGCAGGATTCTCCGTCCGAAGCCTACCTGCACCGAGGCATCGCCGGCCGCCCGTTCGAACATCGTTTCGAGCTCGCCGACCATGTCACGGTGCGTGGAGCGGGATTGAGCAATGGTCTGCTGACCATCGATCTCGTCCGGGCAATTCCTGAGGCATTGAAACCGCGCAAGGTCAGCATTCAAAGCGGTTCCGATCTTAGACGGCCGGACGCCGCGCCGCAGATCGAAGCCCAGAGCGCCGCCTAA
- a CDS encoding co-chaperone GroES, with translation MTFRPLHDRILVRRIEAEEKTAGGVIIPDTAKEKPQEGEVVAAGPGACDDSGQLRPLDVKVGDRILFGKWSGTEIKLNGEDLLIMKESDVMGVIEVDAAARNAA, from the coding sequence ATGACGTTCCGTCCGTTGCATGACCGAATCCTGGTTCGCCGCATCGAGGCCGAGGAAAAGACGGCCGGCGGCGTCATCATCCCAGACACGGCGAAGGAAAAGCCACAGGAAGGTGAGGTCGTTGCCGCCGGCCCGGGTGCGTGCGACGACAGCGGGCAGCTGCGACCGCTCGATGTGAAAGTGGGTGATCGCATTCTGTTCGGCAAATGGTCGGGCACCGAGATCAAGCTCAATGGCGAGGATCTCCTGATCATGAAGGAATCGGACGTGATGGGCGTGATCGAGGTCGACGCCGCAGCGAGAAACGCAGCCTAG
- a CDS encoding Hsp20/alpha crystallin family protein: MRLFHVAGGWGVWLPLDARHHDPHLILIDAQVGRHQSGSPKLLGAPSYLCFDEVFRGFGPPSLLGGTSPFNGSWPHVEIEENDNEIRLIAEVPGVDPDNIEVLLEDGVLTLRGENKSETEDKDRRFSERYYGRFEGRLALGRQVDEDKVAATFKNGLLTLTLPKTEKARANVKRITIDSTK; the protein is encoded by the coding sequence ATGAGACTATTTCACGTCGCTGGTGGTTGGGGGGTGTGGCTGCCTCTTGACGCAAGGCATCATGATCCCCACCTCATTCTCATCGACGCCCAAGTGGGTCGACACCAGTCCGGGAGCCCCAAGCTTCTTGGCGCTCCCTCGTACCTATGTTTCGACGAAGTCTTCCGCGGCTTCGGCCCGCCATCGTTGCTCGGTGGCACGTCGCCCTTCAATGGTTCGTGGCCGCACGTGGAAATCGAGGAGAATGACAACGAAATCCGCCTGATCGCGGAGGTACCAGGCGTCGATCCAGACAACATCGAGGTGCTGCTGGAAGATGGCGTGCTTACGCTTCGCGGCGAGAACAAATCGGAGACTGAGGACAAGGATCGCCGGTTCAGCGAGCGCTACTACGGGCGCTTCGAAGGGCGGCTGGCCCTTGGTCGCCAAGTCGATGAGGACAAGGTCGCCGCAACGTTCAAGAACGGTCTGCTCACCTTGACGCTGCCGAAGACCGAAAAGGCGCGAGCCAACGTCAAGCGGATCACGATCGACAGCACCAAATAA
- a CDS encoding Do family serine endopeptidase translates to MTTRSSKYVGVFAALVLILVPAPLPAARPQSAMSASMQPSLADVLEDVTPAVVNIAVRSRASAETNFFRRYFNLPEQQQRLSAGSGVIVDANKGYILTNHHVVADAGEIAVTLKDRRRFTADLVGSDKATDIALLRIVADKLTALSFGDSGALRVGDSVVAIGNPFGLGQTVTSGIVSALGRGGINLEGYEDFIQTDASINPGNSGGALVTTDGMLVGVNTAIIAPTGGNVGIGFAVPIAMASAVMEQLIEHGEVRRGRIGISVQQDLSPDLAEALSIEESYGAVVGNVETDSPAEQAGLRAGDVIIAVNNRKVTGSADLRNRVGLAQVGSEVEIEFLRDRVRKTVSMRIEPDEAIAKPGAMPARLEGAEFQDAAGNVVVSSVEDGSAAARAGLRMGDVIVAANRRPIAGTRDSVKEPIVLDLFRAGSKHLLVIR, encoded by the coding sequence ATGACCACGCGTTCGTCGAAATACGTTGGCGTATTCGCCGCACTCGTCCTCATACTGGTTCCTGCGCCGCTTCCGGCGGCACGGCCGCAGTCGGCGATGTCGGCAAGCATGCAACCCTCGCTCGCTGATGTCTTGGAGGACGTCACGCCGGCGGTCGTCAACATTGCAGTGAGGTCTCGCGCTTCCGCCGAAACCAACTTCTTCCGTCGCTATTTCAACCTACCTGAGCAACAACAGCGGCTGAGCGCGGGCTCCGGCGTCATCGTTGATGCCAACAAAGGCTATATCCTCACCAATCACCATGTCGTCGCGGACGCCGGCGAGATTGCGGTAACCCTGAAGGACCGCCGCCGCTTCACGGCCGACCTGGTGGGCAGCGACAAGGCAACCGATATAGCGTTGCTGAGGATCGTCGCCGACAAGCTGACGGCGCTTTCGTTTGGCGATTCTGGTGCCCTGCGGGTCGGCGACTCCGTTGTCGCGATCGGCAATCCGTTCGGGCTTGGCCAGACCGTCACCTCCGGCATCGTCAGCGCCCTTGGCCGTGGCGGCATCAATCTCGAGGGCTATGAGGATTTCATCCAGACGGATGCTTCGATCAATCCCGGCAACTCGGGAGGCGCACTGGTGACAACAGACGGCATGCTGGTCGGCGTCAACACCGCAATCATCGCGCCCACCGGCGGCAATGTCGGCATCGGCTTTGCGGTTCCGATCGCGATGGCGTCGGCCGTGATGGAGCAACTGATCGAGCATGGCGAAGTGCGGCGCGGCCGGATCGGTATCTCCGTCCAGCAGGACCTGTCGCCCGATCTCGCCGAAGCGCTCAGCATCGAGGAAAGCTACGGCGCCGTCGTCGGCAACGTTGAGACAGATTCCCCCGCGGAACAGGCGGGCCTTCGAGCTGGCGATGTCATCATCGCCGTCAACAATCGGAAAGTCACGGGCTCGGCAGATCTCCGCAATCGTGTCGGCCTGGCTCAGGTCGGATCGGAAGTCGAAATCGAATTTCTGCGCGATCGGGTTCGCAAAACGGTGTCAATGCGCATCGAGCCGGACGAGGCAATTGCCAAGCCTGGAGCCATGCCCGCTCGCCTTGAGGGCGCTGAGTTCCAGGATGCGGCCGGCAACGTGGTTGTTTCCAGCGTTGAAGATGGAAGTGCTGCGGCCCGAGCCGGTCTGCGCATGGGCGATGTGATCGTTGCTGCCAATCGCCGGCCTATCGCGGGAACTCGAGACAGCGTTAAAGAACCGATAGTGCTCGATCTGTTTCGCGCCGGGTCGAAACACTTGCTGGTGATCCGGTAG